The nucleotide sequence agcaaaaggtggcgctacaaagtattaacttaagggggctgaataattttgcatgcccaatttttcagtttttgatttgttaaaaaagtttgaaatatccaataaatgtcgttccacttcatgattgtgtcccacctgttgttgattcttcacaaaaaaatacagttttatatctttgtttgaagcgtgaaatgtggcaaaaggttgcaaagttcaagggtgctgaatactttcgcaaggcactgtatatgtgtatatatatatctatctctgcttagcaatatatatttatattgctAAACAGGTAGGGCTCAAAACAGGTTTGGCTCTGCCGGGTCGACACTGCTGATGATGTGCCTGGACCTTGTCGGCTAATTTGCTGAGAAAAAAAACATAACTGACCCAAATGGTTGCCCAATCAGGCAGGCTTGATGCAGTTCTTTCTAGGTGAATATGCATTCAAAAGGCAGGCTTTTGAGTGGTTATACAAATGACAGTTTACAGCCTAGACTAGAGTTAGTACACAAACTTAATGAAGTTCTTCATTACTTTGTGTTGTTGTAGCCTAGGTATGATACATGTCTTGTCCCTAGAACAATAGGTTAGCTTTTCTAGCTAGGTGTGCACCAGGGTACTGGGTGGGAGCGCACTCAGCCCAACCTCGGGAGCGCATGTAGTGTAGAGGCAACCTATGATTTCGTTATCTGATttaacttttctttttttttttcactGTGTAAATGGACTGGATATATTCACTGTGATATTAAGCCTAATGTTGAACTAGGAATTATGGGCAAATGTGCATTTGTATCTTAGGCTGCAGCCTACATCTCGAGCCTGTCTGTCATCATTCTTCTGTTGCGCAATTACGCACCTGGCCTCTCCGCTGCCATGGCTATTCCTCTTAAATCTTGTGGCTTCTCAGGAAAATACAGACTACAAAAACATGCTGGACACTTATTTCAACTGATTTTCTTTAGCCTACTAAGAGCCTATTGGAGGAGAGATGCACGCTTACAGCATTAAGAACGAGCTAAGAGTTGGATAAGTCCATATTTTCTTATTGTAGCAGGCCTATCTTCCCCCGGGCTACATCCTGACAAAATACACAATATGAGTAGCCTGCTAATGTACCTTTCTGGACCTTCTAAACTGTTGAGAATAGACCCAAACTGATCCAAATGGTTGCATAACAAAGGCTTAGGCTGTAGGACTATGCAGTTATTTAGGCATGAAATAAAATAGGATGTTTGAACGGTTATTCAAATTTCTCTATATCGCTGCAGTTTACAGCCTTTTCAACAATAATTTTGTACTCACTTGATAACAATACATTCCTCATTGCATTGGGCTTTTGTAGCCCAGGTATAATATTTTTCTTGACTAAAAATGTAGGCTTAATCAATAGTGAAGCTTTGCGTTCACAgggaacatttttttaaattctagGCCTAATAGCCTAATCAGGGAAAGAAGCAGGCTTGTTCTTGCTATTTGCTCAATGTAAAACAGGCCTACAGCATAGAAAATGCATGTCGGGGTTAAGTTTTAGGAGAGAAAGTGCATTGGTGTGATCACTTTTAGCCTGTTATGATAACATTGTTGTACTGATGCATTGCAAATAGTTGCACAGGACATACAGAGAGATGAGCTCAGTGAAAAAGAAGACCGAAAGGAATTGACAACCATTAGAAACATGGAAAtcgggcctcctgagtggcgcagtggtctaaggcattgcatcgccGTGCTAGAGGGTGTCAATACAGATCCAGGTTCGATCCCGAGCTGTGTCGCAACCCgccgcgactgggagacccatgagacgGCGCACAATTCGTCCGGGTTAGCGGAGGGTTTGgttggctgggatgtccttgtcccatcgcgctctagcaactccttgtggcggccggacgcatgcacgctgacttcagGTCGCCAGCtggactgtgtttcctccgacacattggtacggctggcttcctggttaagcgagcggtgtgtcaagaagcagtgcggcttgtcgggtcgtgtttcagaggacggatggctctcaacctttgcctctccccAGTTCgtacaaaattggggagaaaaaaggatAATAAGTACAAAACAAGAATAATGGAAACATTGAAATCACTTACAAACCACTTGAGCAATGACATGTTGTATAAGACATGCAGGCTAAACTGCATTTGTTGTTGAATTGATCAATTTATATACGAGTTAGGCCTAATATTATTTTTCATTAGGCCTACATGTACATGGAAGTATTACTTGCAGTTGTCACTATGACAATGATCACACCCTGAAAGcactgaatggtctgaaccagtatatgcgttagagacctcatgaatggtctgtGTTGCCACTTTATTAATAGGCAGCAAGCAGTGGCATGCCTTGATCAGTTGATTGACAGGTGTAGGACTGTAAAACAAACTTTCCTCTTGTGTGGATGCCCACCTTTGTTTTTATAGTTAATAGCCaatagtttatcattatagttagTGAATTTGAATTAAATTAATATCAAATTTCACTTGTGTACTTTACTTTTATACTCTATAAATGTACTCCTTTAAATCACCGGCGTGCTGCAGTAGAGCGGAAGTCGAATGCATCACTTCCGTTGTTTGGCTTTGCGCATAGCAACGTTTGAAAATGAGGTGGATCACTAGTAAGCTGTTATTGGCTTGCTCTCTTGACAGTACGCAAGCGTGATTATTGTGGCTAACTGTTTGTTGTTTGTTACTGTCTGCCAACGTTAGCTAGATTGCTTGCCTAGTGAATTTGACTCCATATGCGGCTAGGTTGAAACTGTGATTAAATGTTTCATGTGATGTGTAGCCTTAAAACACTGTGATTATCGGCTCTAACTATAACTTTTTATTTCTATGATTAGGACGATTCAACCCCATTGTAGATGGTTTGGTTTGAGAGGTCCAAGGAAGAGCAAAGATGAGCAAACCACAGAGCCACAGGAGGCCCTCATCCACTATGATGTACCACCTGAGAGCATCTAAGCCAGAGTCTGAGAGGGACTCCGGTTTCTCAGGTGTTACAAACACACGAATGTACACCCTGCCTCTCTATCAACTCAAATCCAGAAATCTAGGCCACCACCATTTCCTCAGCGAAATTGTTGTTTTGAGCACCAGGAGTGgtgaccttttttttttttttttttttttgctgtgggTTCACTCAGCTATGACTAGGTCAGGGCATGATTCCCATGGAATCTTTACTGTGGCTGTGGAGTTATTACCTCGAGCTGTTATCTCTCTGTTACCCTTGCAAATATTTCCAAAATTGCTCTTCAAGATCTTGGCACAAAAAGAAAACAAAGGCGGTGGTGTTTCtattaacttttttttttcttttcttttttttctcctttccAGATGCCAGCTCTGGGTACCAGAATGTGATGGACCAAACTGACTCGGAGGACATGGTGAGGGCCCCAGGTCCCCAGGTGGCTGTAGCCGGAGGATCCTACCCTGGCCTCTCCCCCATGATCATCATGAACAACATAGTCCTGAATCTGGTACTGTAGACTAAACTGTGCCTTGTTTGTGACCTATGTGCTATTATTCTCTGCTCAGCTTGTAGTTCAGTTGTTCTGTGGTTGGGTTCATTAGCTTCAATATTCCAGGGCTCTACAGTGACCTTTTTTtttacaaggagcacatgtcctcCTAAGTGGAAAAAAATGTAGCACAATGAAAAATATTTTCGTTACTAAAGCGGCAATCCGCATTTGAAACAATAACAAGGCATTTTCCCCACCAGTGTTTTGGTAAAAGGTTGAGGGACGGGGCTGGAGGAATGTGACCACCCTCAAAATCATAGaaagagctatggatgcaaggactgaccatacatgatatcaaaattatagttttaaccatttaACCACACCAGATActtttactttgtttacaaacattggaaaacatgttttatattttgGCTTCTAATGGGGTAAGACGGTTGAACTTAGCTAATGGGGCATTAATAAGTTATgctcttcaagaatcaatgggtttaTATCATTAATAtatgtccaaaaatggatgtaataAGTGCTGATTGGTGCTTTAATTATAAGACTTGCCAGAAATTACAACATAGTGTTAGGAGCACCAGAAAATGTGATTTTTTAAGATTGAGATAATATCCTATATTTGGCCTATATCTCCTGAAGAAGCTCTCCCTTGTCTTTTCTGTCTGTGCCACGACATGTTTGCATACTACTGAGGCTGAGGGACAGCGAAGAAATCATTACAACAATTATTACCTtggtgattttttttatttatcttgGGGCACTGGTGCTCGTAGATAAAAAATTCCagcacagcaaaatatttaggaGCAAATGCCCTTAAATGGTATCACTGTAGAGCCCTACATTGCTTTAACACAGGGAacaattacagtactgtattcttCTTTGTCAATTACCATCTTTTTGTATGATCTAATGAGTGAGATGGTATTATGATGCCCCCAGCCAAGCCCAATGTCTCCAGTAGTAAAGCCCTGGGGCTTCCCTTCCTCCCTGGAGATTCTCCCCCAGTCCCAGGTGGTCCTCCTCCATCCCATGGTCCCCAACGGAAGCAACAACATCAGTAACAACATCTCTCCAAAGCGTTCCTCAGACAAGCACAGGGACTCAAAGAATAACTACCTGCCCATACTGAAATCTTATCCCAAAATCGCCCCTCACCCTGGGGAGAGCTCTTCCAGGAGGCAGGGGGCCTCTTCGGCTGAGAGGGGAAGTTCAACACCTGGGTATCACGGGAAACGTAACCGGTGGTATCGTCACCATGGCGACAAACTGTACAGCTCCCATAGCCCCCTGCCAAGGCCTCTGACACCCCTCCAAACAGTGGCCACCTTAGAGGTTGTTGACAAACAAACACAGCTGGCCAGCTCTCAGAAGCTGCCAATACCTCAGTTCCTAGGCATGCCTCACTCCCTGGGGACTGAGGCCACTGCTGTAGTCTCCAATAAATGTGCACCTGTGTCGGAGGCGAGCAGTTGCCAAGGCGACAACGACCGCTGCCAAGACGGCCTGTCCACAGACAACAACAAAGGTAAACGCTTTAGCAACACCTACAACATCCTCAGCAACTCTGGCCTGCTGGGCATAACGCTACGCATCAAGGAGCTGATCAGGCAGAACCGGCGCACCCAGGGCCATTTGAAGCAGCTGCAGGAGCAGACAGATCTGTTTGTGGAGGCCCTGGGCAGTGGTGACCCCCTGGTCTGGACTAGGCTCCAGCTGACCCTGCAGCTAGACACAGACCCTGCCAGGGCTGAGGAGGGGCAGTGTCAGGCCATGGATCCACAGGTTATCCTGGCATAAGACACTAGCAGAAGGAGGTGCATGGATCATAAGCACACCTGCTTTAAACCAGTACAAATGGAGAAACGTGCTTAACCCTTGAACCCTTGCCTATAATCAGTGTTCTGTTTAAATAGCAAGTACTGCTTGCAATAGGGCTATGGCTTCTAGATTAATACATCTATCAATACATGCAGGGAATAGATATGGATAAAATAATACAATGAATTAATCCGTACCTAGCCAGAACAGTAACTGCTTTATTATGGGGGAAACATCACTTTATGACAACGATAATCATTTTTGGGACCAAATTGTAAAGATGATTTAAGTACACCAGACATTAGAGTTTTGTGTACATTTAAAAATTGCTTTAAAAACTTTAACCAATAAGGGGAGATTAGGAACAGCTATAAGAATATTTCATAGTTGATCGTATTTAGTCAGATAATATTTTAGCTAGCCTAGCAATATGTCCTCTTCGGTATTTGTCAGTACTAGACTAGCGCAGCGCTCAACTGTATATTACTGATTGTGATTCTTTAGAGGGCTGTACATAAAGCTTTTGTATTATTATGTCTTTTTTTAGGTATGTACATCTAGTGAAATATGGCCTTGTGCTTGATGTTGCTATTTCTTTTAAACCTGCCTTTGAATTAGGACAACATCAATAACTGAATAGAGTACAGTTAATCACCATAGTTACAATTCGTCTTTTATTAATTAAAGACCAAAAATGAATGCCTGTTAAATGCAGAAAGTTATAGCTACTGAAGTGACGGCACCCATTCTTATGTATGTTATTGAAATACTGTCTTgcattatacactgaacaaaaatataaacgcaacatgtaaagtgttggtcccatgtttcatgagctgaaataaaagatctcagaaagGTTCCATACGCAAAAAAGCTTCTTTCTCTCAAAAAAAAAGTTGTCCAGCCCTGTtaatgaacatttctcctttgccaagataatccatccacctgacaggtgtggcatatcaagaatctgattaaacagcatgatcattacacaggtgcaacatgtgctggagacaataaggccactctaaaatgtgcagttgccacagatgtctcaagtcttttgagggagtgtgcaattggcatgcagacTGCAAGAATGTCTACCTGAGCTTTTGCCATAGAATTTAATgtgaatttctctaccataagccacctccaacattgttttataGAATCTGGCAGTACATCAAATCGGCCTCACAATGCAGACgacgtgtatggtgttgtgtgggcaagCGCTTTGCTGACTTCAACGTTGTgatcagagtgccccatggtggcggttgggttatggtatgggcaggcataagctatggacaacaaacacaattgcattttattgatggcaatttgaatgcacatagATACGTGACGAGTTCCCGAGGTCCAATGTCGTGCCATttatcctcctccatcacctcatgtttcagcatgataatgcacggccccatttCACAAGCATCTGtccacaattcctggaagctgaaaatgtcccagttcttccatggcctgcatactcaccagacatgtcacccattgagctatttggtatgctctggatcaacgtgatgacaacgtgttccagttcctgccaatatccagcaactttgcacagccattgaagaggagtgggacaacattccacaggccacaatcaagagcctgatcaactctatgcgaagatgTGTCGccatgcatgaggcaaatggtggtcacaccagatactgactggttttctgatctacgcccctaccattttttttaaaggtatctgaccaacagatgcatatctgttttcccagtcatgtgaaatccatagattagggcctaaataattaatttaaattgactaatttccttatatgaactgtaactattTACAGTTCATATCATTTACGTTGTTGcgttatttttgttcagtataggttGTACTACATATTACATCATAATATTTAATTCAATATTTGAGTTGAGGAAAAACCCCAGTGGTTGCAGGCTAATACAACATTTGTTAATGATAATGTTTTTTTATTCAGATCTAAGGAGTCAGATGGCTGATGAAAAGTAGCATTGTGTTGATTGTTATCTCTCTCTAACTCGAACTAGTCCTTCACATGCTGTATTGTACATAACACAGAAAGAACTGTTgaaaatgttttatatttgaaGTTATTACTAGTCAGCTCATTTGTAATTTACTAGAATCCCACTCTTTGTGCTAAAGTGTCTTCAGCTGAAGCAGTTCTTGTTTTAAAGGACTTTACTGGAACGTTCATGTAGGGGGAGTGGTAAAAATAGCTTGGAAGTGatcatatttatatatttaaatgCTATTAGGAATGAATACTTATTCAAAGATTTTGTATTTTAAATGTGTTTCTAAACACAAGTTACATCATTTAATTTGAGTTTTTCTTTGTGTTTTGGCCAATTATTTGATTGTGCCTATAAAATGCTCTTTGTTCTTCAACCTTAACAAGAGAAAGTACTGCCAAATGTCAGTCATACATGTGTATGTCCCGGGACTGACAAAATACGGAAATGTGGGCCTAATGCTCTTCTGGTTTTGTCCAGTGTGATTAGAATATTAGTTACAGTAGGTGCTCAGTATTTTCTTGACCGTACATCTATTTACTAGAATGTAGTATTTGGTAATAGACTTACAACTGTTGTAGGTACTGATAATTCATTTATAAATGTTACAATGGCTCTCAAAGGCTTAGGTAAGCTAGCCTTCTCAAACTATTGGCTCTCTAGTAATACAGTAACTAGCTTTGTGTTGTGTGTTCTTAGTGATTTGGAGGTATTGATATGTTATCAAAATTGGTATGGCAAAATACTGCGATCATCAGTACAAAGTAAAGTACAGGAAAATTGTAGCTTTGGAGAAAAGCACAAAGACCGTTTTAACCATCATTTACTGAAGTGCACTTTTTTGTACTTTTTTAAAGAAATATTGTTTGCATTGACATGGTTGCTTAATAAACAGTGGTTTTGAAATGATTTTGCACTCTGTTGTTGGTGTTTTTGAGCGCACTCCATCTGAGCCAGAAAAGACCACTGCCATATTGAACTGTTTTATTGGTAATATAACAGGAATAGACTAAATAGTTCTACAAAGCAGTTTGTTTTTCCATAAGATAATTTATTTGCTCCAGATGGAATCTAAATAATACCAGAATAAATACCAGAATATTCATTACAGTTAAAGATGGGCTGTAAAATgttatacagagccttcagaaagtattcacaccccttgactttttccacattttgttgtgttacatttgACATTTCTACAATTTAGATTGTTTtgtcacaggcctacacacaataccacataatctcaaagtggaattatatatttattttacaattttaataaaaaatgaaaagctgaaatttcTTAGAGtcaagtattcagcccctttggtatggcaagcctaaataagttcagaagaGAACATTTGCTTAAGTCACTATACTGTAAGTTGCATGgaatcactctgtgtgcaataatagtgtttaacatacctcatctctgtactcgtACAATTATTTGTAAAGTCCCTCGGTCGAGCAGTGCATTTTAAACCGATTCAACCAaaaagaccaggaaggttttcaaatgcctcgcaaagaagggcagaTTGGTagatgctttttttttttttttttaagcagacattgaatatctctgaGCATAGTGAAGGTATTACACTTTGgattgtgtatcaatacatccagtcattAGAAATATACAATGGCAAATATacaatggctgtgtgtgtggagaaaacaggctggatcaacaacattgtagttactccacaatactacactaagAGTGAAAAGAACATGCATCGTGTttacaacaaggcactaaagtaatactgcaaaaaaacattttttgtcctgaatataaacttatgtttggggcaaatccaatacaacacattactgagtaccactctccatatcttcaagcatagtggtggctgcatcatgttatgtgtatgcttgtaaggactggggagttcttcaggataaaaaaagaaacagaatggtgctaagcacaggtaaaatcctagAGGGAACCTGGTTTAGTCCGCTTTCCACTAGACACTCGGAGAtgaattcacttttcagcaggacaataacctaaaattaATAGTTAGTTTTTACTTAAATTGGCTtcaaaaatctatggcaagacttaaatgattttctagcaatgatcaacaaacaatttgacagaatttagaaaagaataatgggcaaatattgtacaatctaggtatacaaagctcttagagacttacccagaaagactcgcaGCTGTAATCGCGGCAAAggtgattataacatgtattgactcaggggtgtgaatacttatggaaatgagatatttctgtatttcattttcaataaatttgccaaattttctaaaaacacgtttttacTTTGTTATCATGGGgtatgtagatgggtgagaaaacaaatcaatttaatcaattttagtttTCCTCTGCTGTAGATTTCTGTTTCTCCTTGTAAAGCACTGTCTGAATGTGTATCTACAAACTGCTAACACATTTCCCCTATTTTCAGAGAGAACttatcaacaacaaaaagtatTTAAATTGGTGTTCTAGTTCAAACGTTGTTATGCAATAGAATGTTCCATACTCCTGATACCACTGTAAGACTGGCAAATTGTGCTATACAGCCATTTTAGTGAGTTTTCCCTCCAGTGGAGTTACATATTGTTAGCGACAGTAGCCCTTGGTGAAAGTTAAAACTGGGAAATCTACAAAAGAAAATCACTTTGTTGATGACAATAACAACATCTTCCCCCCCATTCTGTGTAGGTCCCAACATCTGCCCCAATACAGTCATTTATGCTACTGTGTTTTCCTGAATGTCTAAATGTTTGGAGTATCATACCTGTGCATACCAGCTAAAGACTCTAAATCCTTATTTTAAATGTTCTATCGCAgcattttgtgttaaatgctatCTAGCAACATATTGCCACAAAATTCTCACAGGAAAGGTAAGCATGCACTTACAGTTATTTAAGTGTAGCCACTACATGAATTATAATTGATATCATGTAGTCCAAAATAACTACacacattcggaaagtattcagacaccttcacttttcccacattttgttatgttacagccttattctaaaatggattaaaacaatTGAGGAAAATAATCTACAGACAAGatcccatgatgacaaagcgaaaacaggttattcgaaaattttgcaaatgtactaaaaataaaaaacagatctcatttgcataagtattcagactccttgctatgagactcgacattgagctcaggtacatcctgtttccattgatcatcttgagatgtttctacaacttgattgaagtccacctgtggtaaattcaattgattggacataatttggaaaggcacacacctgtctatataagatcccatagttgacagtgcatgtcagagcaaaaaccaagcaatgaggtccaaggaattgtccttagagctccgagacaggattgtgtcgaggcacagatctggtgaagggtaccaaaacattcctgcagcattgaaggttcccaagaacacagtggcctccatcaagtCTTACgcggaagacgtttggaaccaccaagactctttctagagctggccgccaggccaaactgagcaatcaggggataAGAGCCTTGGTCAgttaggtgaccaagaacctgatggtcactctgacagagctccagagtttctctgtggagatgggagaacctttcagaaggacaaccatatctgcacactccaccaatcaggcctttttggtagagtggcaagacagcagccactcctcaataaaaggcacatgacagcccacttggagtttgccaaaagacacctaaaggactcttagactatgagaaacaagattgaactctttggcctgaatgccaaacttcatatctggaggaaactaagcaccgctcatcacctggccaataccatccctacgatggagcatggtggtggcagcatcatgctgtggggatgttttcagtttTTCAGCGGCAATGACTGGGAGAccaggcaaagatgaacggagcaaagtacagagagatccttgatgaaaacctgctcaacagcgctcaggacctcagactagggcgaaggttcaccttccatcagtacaatgaccctaagcacacagccaagacaggcTTTgggactctgaatgtccttgagtggcgcagccagagcccaaacttgaaccttatcgaatatctctggagagacgtaaaaatagctgtgcagcgacgctccccatccaatctgacagagcttgagaggattgaagaattggagaaactccacaaatacaggtgtgacaagcttgtagctgtaatcgctgacaactgtgctttaacaaagtactgagtaaagggtctgaatacttatgtaaatgtgatatttccaattttatttgtaataatttgcacacaaaaaatatctgtttttgctttgtcattatgaggtattgtgtgtagattgatcaggaaaaaaaaaaaagctatttcatccatttttaaataaggctgtaaagtaacaaaatgtggaaaaggtcaagggttctgaataatTTCCAAATGCAGTGTACATACTTATACATCTTCTTTGATTTCTTTTTACACCTGCATTCCATACACTTCTCAGATTGCTATTGTTCCTGTCCTTCAAGGAATGTATTCATGTATACATTCTGTGAATAGTAGACCAATGTCATTAAAAGCCATTATCAGTAAGTTAtttatatatgagagagagagaatctctatatctatatatagagatatatgtctctctctctatatatacctctctctatatatctctatatacacagagatatatgtatatatatatatctatatacacagatatacagagagagagatatatatatgtatgtgtgtatatatgctgAGCACAGTTTTCTGTATACGAGTTAAGATGAAGAGGTCAGAACAGGTATGTGTGGGCATATCTATCTATCATGGACACATTATGTTTCCCTCGTTTGATGTACATTTTAAACTATCCTCCTGACAAGCCC is from Oncorhynchus masou masou isolate Uvic2021 chromosome 32, UVic_Omas_1.1, whole genome shotgun sequence and encodes:
- the LOC135525849 gene encoding CLOCK-interacting pacemaker-like isoform X2, producing the protein MDQTDSEDMVRAPGPQVAVAGGSYPGLSPMIIMNNIVLNLPSPMSPVVKPWGFPSSLEILPQSQVVLLHPMVPNGSNNISNNISPKRSSDKHRDSKNNYLPILKSYPKIAPHPGESSSRRQGASSAERGSSTPGYHGKRNRWYRHHGDKLYSSHSPLPRPLTPLQTVATLEVVDKQTQLASSQKLPIPQFLGMPHSLGTEATAVVSNKCAPVSEASSCQGDNDRCQDGLSTDNNKGKRFSNTYNILSNSGLLGITLRIKELIRQNRRTQGHLKQLQEQTDLFVEALGSGDPLVWTRLQLTLQLDTDPARAEEGQCQAMDPQVILA
- the LOC135525849 gene encoding CLOCK-interacting pacemaker-like isoform X1, which codes for MSKPQSHRRPSSTMMYHLRASKPESERDSGFSDASSGYQNVMDQTDSEDMVRAPGPQVAVAGGSYPGLSPMIIMNNIVLNLPSPMSPVVKPWGFPSSLEILPQSQVVLLHPMVPNGSNNISNNISPKRSSDKHRDSKNNYLPILKSYPKIAPHPGESSSRRQGASSAERGSSTPGYHGKRNRWYRHHGDKLYSSHSPLPRPLTPLQTVATLEVVDKQTQLASSQKLPIPQFLGMPHSLGTEATAVVSNKCAPVSEASSCQGDNDRCQDGLSTDNNKGKRFSNTYNILSNSGLLGITLRIKELIRQNRRTQGHLKQLQEQTDLFVEALGSGDPLVWTRLQLTLQLDTDPARAEEGQCQAMDPQVILA